One part of the Dyadobacter sp. 676 genome encodes these proteins:
- the fahA gene encoding fumarylacetoacetase, which translates to MLQSWLPVPSGSDFSIYNLPFGIFSDDRPARAGLAIGEWVVDLPATYALNLFSRYPEAGGVFRKPVLNDLIGLGREFSGYVRKTIQDALCDGDSILKRYSEHLLIPLKDVQTHMPLRVGNYTDFYSSEEHAFSVGRLFRPENPLFPNWKHMPVAYHGRASSITVSGTPVRRPWGQTAQTGANPLFQPTNALDYELELAFVIGKDSSCGQPVPVAEAEDYIFGVVLFNDWSARDIQRWEYQPLGPFTSKNFASGISPWVVTWEALQVFRVPAPVQSPMPLPYLAAAPRMNFDLSLTVGVKPENHRECTLCETNAKHLYWTAAQQIAHHTVTGCNLQVGDLLATGTISGTGLAQKGCLLEATLNGKQPVQCGDGIERRFLEDYDEVIIRGFCQNGDIRIGFGELRGQVLPALPL; encoded by the coding sequence ATGTTACAATCGTGGCTGCCGGTCCCGTCCGGTTCCGATTTCTCTATATATAATCTGCCGTTCGGCATATTCAGCGACGACCGCCCGGCACGCGCCGGCCTGGCGATCGGTGAATGGGTCGTGGACCTGCCCGCTACCTATGCGTTGAACCTTTTTTCGCGTTATCCGGAGGCTGGTGGTGTTTTCCGCAAGCCGGTATTGAACGATCTGATAGGGCTTGGCAGGGAATTTTCCGGATATGTGCGAAAAACAATCCAGGACGCACTGTGCGACGGTGATTCGATATTGAAGCGGTACTCGGAACATTTGCTTATTCCTCTGAAAGACGTGCAGACGCATATGCCGCTCAGAGTAGGCAATTATACCGATTTCTATTCCAGCGAAGAACACGCATTCAGCGTCGGCAGGCTATTCAGGCCGGAGAACCCCCTTTTTCCCAACTGGAAACACATGCCCGTTGCCTATCACGGCCGGGCGTCGTCCATAACGGTGTCGGGCACGCCGGTGCGGCGTCCGTGGGGACAGACGGCTCAGACGGGTGCCAACCCCTTGTTTCAGCCTACCAACGCACTGGATTACGAGCTCGAACTCGCATTTGTAATCGGCAAAGACTCATCCTGTGGCCAGCCTGTGCCTGTCGCCGAAGCGGAGGATTATATTTTCGGCGTCGTGCTCTTCAACGACTGGTCGGCGCGGGACATCCAGCGGTGGGAATACCAACCCCTGGGGCCATTTACAAGCAAAAATTTCGCTTCGGGCATTTCTCCCTGGGTCGTAACCTGGGAAGCCTTGCAGGTGTTCCGCGTACCCGCGCCCGTGCAATCTCCCATGCCGCTGCCCTACCTCGCCGCCGCTCCCCGGATGAACTTCGACCTCTCGCTGACGGTCGGAGTCAAGCCTGAAAACCATCGCGAATGCACATTATGCGAAACCAATGCAAAACATCTTTACTGGACCGCCGCCCAGCAGATTGCCCATCACACCGTTACCGGCTGCAATCTACAAGTAGGCGACTTGCTGGCTACCGGCACTATCAGCGGCACCGGCCTCGCCCAAAAAGGCTGCCTGCTGGAAGCAACGCTGAATGGAAAACAACCGGTGCAATGCGGTGACGGCATCGAAAGGCGGTTTCTGGAAGACTACGATGAAGTGATTATACGGGGCTTTTGCCAAAATGGGGACATCCGTATCGGTTTCGGTGAGCTGCGGGGACAAGTTTTGCCCGCATTACCGCTGTAA
- the phhA gene encoding phenylalanine 4-monooxygenase translates to MNQDFERYTEADHRMWQLLFERQMKQLPQIASQAYLEGISKVGFVAGHIPHFERETNPALRALTGWEVYVVPGLIPHREFYTHLYNRQFPATSWLRKPEQIDYLEEPDMFHDTFGHVPLLSNRSFCDFMAHLSEVALKHIDHEEILQRISRLYWYTVEFGLIRENGDLKIYGGGIISSSGESRYCLRSDIPKIDFDLALVLDTPYHIDRYQDHYFVIDSYNQLYESVTGLEPLLEAYLAQQA, encoded by the coding sequence ATGAACCAGGATTTTGAACGATACACCGAAGCCGACCACCGGATGTGGCAATTGCTTTTCGAACGACAAATGAAACAATTGCCACAAATTGCCAGCCAGGCTTATCTGGAAGGCATTTCCAAAGTCGGTTTTGTGGCAGGGCACATTCCGCATTTCGAACGGGAAACCAACCCGGCGCTCCGTGCACTGACCGGCTGGGAGGTGTATGTGGTTCCGGGCCTCATTCCGCACCGCGAATTCTATACGCATTTGTACAACAGGCAGTTCCCCGCGACGAGCTGGCTGCGCAAGCCCGAGCAGATCGATTACCTCGAAGAACCCGACATGTTTCATGACACCTTCGGTCACGTGCCGCTCCTTAGCAACCGGTCGTTCTGCGATTTTATGGCACATTTGAGCGAAGTGGCTTTGAAGCACATCGATCACGAGGAAATTCTGCAACGCATTTCGAGATTGTACTGGTACACCGTCGAGTTCGGGCTGATCCGGGAGAACGGCGATCTGAAGATCTATGGCGGTGGTATCATTTCCTCCTCCGGGGAAAGCCGTTACTGTCTGCGCAGCGATATCCCGAAGATCGATTTCGACCTCGCGCTCGTACTCGACACGCCCTACCATATCGACCGCTATCAGGACCACTACTTCGTCATCGACTCGTACAACCAGCTTTATGAATCAGTAACGGGTCTGGAACCATTACTGGAAGCCTATCTGGCCCAACAGGCATAA
- the hppD gene encoding 4-hydroxyphenylpyruvate dioxygenase — protein sequence MSTLTAPTAPSATTDFLPINGTDYVELYVGNALQSAHYFRNAFGFQPLAMAGLETGLTDRESYVVVQDKIRLVFTSPLHGGTAIGAHIDRHGDGVKAIALWVDDAKKAYRETVGRGARPFLEPAVEQDKDGRTVRSGICTYGDTVHIFVERKDYHGVFLPGFVAWQPEHSPGPVGLRYIDHMVGNVGWNEMNRWVQFYEEVMGFKMLVSFDDKDISTEYSALMSKVMSNGNGRIKFPINEPAEGKKKSQVEEYLDFYGGPGVQHIAVATDHIVDTVRALRDRGVEFLRVPTAYYDDLIRRVGHIDEDIASLRDLGILVDRDDEGYLLQIFTKPVMPRPTLFFEIIQRKGAQSFGKGNFKALFEAIEREQMLRGTL from the coding sequence ATGTCCACACTAACAGCACCAACCGCGCCGTCCGCCACGACCGACTTCTTGCCTATTAACGGTACGGATTATGTAGAACTCTATGTCGGTAATGCGCTGCAATCGGCACATTATTTCAGAAACGCATTCGGGTTTCAGCCGCTGGCGATGGCCGGGCTTGAAACAGGTCTCACCGACCGCGAGTCGTATGTTGTGGTACAGGACAAGATCCGGCTTGTCTTCACTTCTCCCCTGCATGGCGGTACGGCCATCGGCGCCCACATCGATCGCCACGGCGATGGCGTCAAGGCCATCGCATTGTGGGTCGACGATGCTAAAAAAGCCTACCGCGAGACCGTGGGCCGTGGTGCCCGGCCGTTTTTGGAGCCTGCGGTGGAACAAGACAAGGATGGCCGGACCGTCCGGTCGGGAATCTGCACCTACGGGGACACCGTACACATTTTTGTCGAACGAAAGGATTACCACGGCGTTTTCCTGCCAGGCTTTGTCGCCTGGCAACCCGAGCATTCACCCGGTCCGGTCGGCCTGCGTTACATCGACCATATGGTAGGAAATGTCGGCTGGAACGAAATGAACCGGTGGGTGCAGTTCTACGAGGAAGTAATGGGCTTTAAAATGCTGGTTTCGTTTGATGACAAGGATATTTCAACCGAATACTCGGCACTGATGAGCAAGGTCATGAGCAATGGCAACGGGCGCATCAAGTTTCCGATCAACGAACCGGCCGAGGGAAAAAAGAAATCGCAGGTGGAGGAATATCTCGATTTTTACGGCGGGCCGGGCGTGCAGCACATCGCCGTCGCCACCGACCACATCGTCGACACCGTACGCGCCCTGCGCGACCGCGGGGTTGAATTTCTGCGCGTTCCCACGGCCTATTACGACGACCTGATACGCCGCGTCGGGCATATCGACGAAGACATTGCCAGCCTGCGGGACCTGGGCATCCTCGTCGACCGCGACGATGAAGGTTACCTTCTTCAGATTTTCACGAAACCGGTCATGCCACGTCCTACGCTCTTTTTTGAGATCATTCAAAGAAAGGGTGCCCAATCGTTCGGGAAGGGCAATTTCAAAGCGCTATTCGAAGCTATCGAGCGGGAACAGATGCTGCGAGGTACACTTTAA
- a CDS encoding homogentisate 1,2-dioxygenase: MPIYQQLGTIPPKRHTQFRKNDGGLYYEELFGTIGFEGMSSLLYHTWRPTQVKFLGEPYDVAPRIAVTNNMTMRKLVGFDVGPAADYLESRVPLLVNRDVVLGLAAPTGTPMDYFYKNADADELLFIHRGSGRLRTPFGEVPFKYGDYVLIPRGTIYQIGFDTSDNRLLYLESHSPVYTPKRYRNHFGQLTEHSPYCERDYILPRNLETHDEHGDFVVKIKKQDHIHPVTYETHPFDVIGWDGYNYPWAFSIHNFEPITGRIHQPPPVHQTFQTDAFVVCSFCPRLYDYHPLAIPAPYNHSNIDSDEVLYYVDGDFMSRNNIAPGHITLHPGGIPHGPHPGAYERSVGKKETQELAVMVDTFRPLMLTEQAMAIDDGLYWHSWGEG, encoded by the coding sequence ATGCCGATCTATCAGCAACTAGGGACCATTCCGCCCAAGCGGCACACGCAGTTCCGTAAAAACGACGGCGGGCTTTACTATGAAGAACTTTTCGGAACGATCGGTTTCGAAGGCATGTCGTCCCTCCTCTATCATACCTGGCGGCCTACGCAGGTCAAATTCCTTGGCGAGCCCTACGATGTGGCGCCGCGCATTGCGGTAACGAATAATATGACGATGCGGAAGCTGGTCGGCTTCGACGTGGGGCCTGCAGCCGATTACCTCGAGAGCCGGGTTCCGTTGCTCGTCAACCGCGACGTGGTGCTCGGCCTCGCCGCTCCAACCGGCACGCCGATGGATTATTTTTACAAGAATGCCGATGCCGACGAACTGTTGTTTATCCACCGTGGTTCGGGAAGGCTGCGGACACCCTTCGGAGAGGTGCCTTTCAAGTACGGCGATTACGTGCTGATCCCGCGGGGCACGATTTACCAGATCGGGTTCGATACATCCGACAACCGCCTGCTTTACCTGGAATCGCATTCGCCCGTTTATACCCCGAAGCGCTACCGCAACCATTTCGGGCAATTAACGGAGCATTCGCCCTATTGCGAACGGGATTACATTCTCCCGCGCAACCTGGAAACGCACGACGAGCATGGCGACTTCGTTGTCAAAATCAAAAAACAGGACCATATTCACCCGGTAACCTACGAAACACACCCTTTCGACGTGATCGGCTGGGACGGGTATAACTATCCCTGGGCCTTCTCGATCCACAATTTCGAACCCATCACCGGCCGCATACATCAGCCGCCACCGGTTCATCAGACATTCCAGACCGATGCATTTGTGGTGTGCTCGTTCTGTCCGAGGCTCTACGACTACCACCCGCTGGCGATACCAGCCCCCTACAACCACAGCAATATCGATTCCGACGAGGTGTTGTATTATGTCGATGGCGACTTCATGAGCCGCAACAACATTGCTCCGGGGCACATCACCCTGCACCCGGGGGGTATTCCCCACGGCCCGCACCCCGGCGCATACGAGCGAAGCGTCGGCAAAAAAGAAACGCAGGAGCTGGCCGTAATGGTCGACACCTTCCGGCCCCTGATGCTAACGGAACAAGCCATGGCAATCGACGACGGGCTGTATTGGCACAGTTGGGGAGAAGGCTAG
- a CDS encoding glycoside hydrolase family 9 protein, translated as MRGVAQISQFIHVDQFGYAPAAEKVAVLSNPVQGYNAALNYSPPATMEVRNHITNAVAFSGPVSIWNNGNTQANSGDQGWWFDFSALTAAGTYYVFDPVNNQRSAVFEIAANPYGKVMLAAMKMFYYNRCNMAKAAPFAQSKWTDGNNFMNPSQDANCRYVYDQDNAALEKDLTGGWFDAGDYNKYVSFTHSPLHDLLYAYEENPTVFSDNFNIPESKNGIPDILDEVKWELDWLFKMTNADGSTHNKMGSRNYSENISSPPSANVDGRYYGPTCTSASATIASVFSHAALVYAGIPALAAYAAQLEAKAVSCFDYVLPFFNTNTLQTNCDDGSIVSGDADVAVGPQRNMMVIAAIYLFERTGNAIYNQFVVSNYAATDVMSSGYWGVDATELQDALLRYAKLPAANPTVAAAILNSAGTAVDGNWNDFFGWTEADLYRAFMPDWSYHWGSNMPKADYANVNRTMLKAGLGDAASLRRKATEQIHYFHGVNPQGLVYLSNMYSIGGDRCANEIYHTWFNDGTVYDNALTSPNGPAPGYVVGGPNADYTIATQSPPYGQPRQKSYLDFNTGWPTNSWEITEPAIYYQAAYVRLLGHVTLPVEDPLPVELAYFNLKELDNGQAQLYWKTVSETDNDRFEIERSGNGTDFKMIGEVKGSQTTAQPHDYTFTDTEVPAATVYYRLKQVDADGGYEHSRIIALYRNGDAAFRIGPNPLTDYIDIQMPPQTGRTTVKLTNMAGVEVIHRDMDGNGRISVPGLAGGIYLLRIEKDRDRIFTQLVFKN; from the coding sequence GTGCGGGGAGTTGCGCAGATCAGCCAGTTCATTCATGTCGATCAGTTCGGCTATGCGCCCGCCGCGGAAAAAGTGGCGGTTTTGAGTAATCCGGTCCAAGGGTACAACGCCGCGCTGAATTATTCACCTCCGGCTACGATGGAGGTGCGCAACCACATCACCAACGCGGTGGCCTTTTCCGGTCCGGTCAGCATTTGGAACAACGGGAATACCCAAGCCAATTCGGGCGACCAGGGCTGGTGGTTCGACTTTTCCGCATTGACGGCCGCCGGTACCTATTATGTGTTCGATCCGGTGAATAACCAGCGTTCGGCGGTTTTCGAAATCGCGGCCAATCCGTACGGCAAGGTAATGCTGGCGGCGATGAAGATGTTTTATTATAACCGTTGCAATATGGCCAAGGCGGCACCTTTCGCTCAAAGCAAGTGGACCGACGGTAATAATTTCATGAACCCGTCGCAGGATGCCAACTGCCGTTATGTCTACGACCAGGATAATGCGGCCCTCGAAAAGGATCTTACGGGCGGCTGGTTCGATGCCGGGGATTATAACAAATATGTCTCTTTCACCCACAGTCCCCTGCATGACCTGTTGTACGCGTACGAGGAGAACCCGACCGTTTTTTCAGACAATTTTAATATCCCCGAAAGCAAAAACGGCATTCCCGATATTCTGGACGAGGTGAAGTGGGAGCTCGACTGGCTCTTTAAAATGACCAATGCCGACGGCAGCACCCACAACAAAATGGGTAGCCGGAATTACAGCGAAAACATTTCTTCGCCGCCGAGCGCCAATGTCGACGGCCGCTATTACGGCCCGACCTGCACATCCGCTTCTGCCACGATAGCGTCGGTGTTCTCGCACGCGGCCCTCGTGTATGCGGGTATTCCCGCGCTCGCTGCCTACGCGGCACAGCTGGAAGCGAAGGCCGTGAGCTGTTTCGATTATGTGCTGCCGTTTTTCAACACCAATACGCTCCAGACCAATTGCGACGACGGCAGCATTGTTTCGGGGGATGCCGATGTGGCCGTCGGGCCGCAGCGGAATATGATGGTGATAGCGGCGATTTACCTGTTCGAGCGGACCGGGAATGCGATTTACAACCAGTTTGTAGTGAGTAACTACGCTGCTACCGATGTGATGAGCTCGGGTTATTGGGGCGTGGATGCCACCGAATTGCAGGATGCTTTGCTGCGGTATGCCAAACTGCCTGCCGCCAATCCCACCGTGGCTGCCGCGATACTGAATTCGGCGGGGACGGCAGTGGACGGCAACTGGAACGATTTCTTCGGTTGGACAGAGGCTGATCTGTACCGCGCATTTATGCCCGACTGGTCGTATCATTGGGGCAGCAACATGCCCAAGGCTGATTATGCCAATGTGAACCGTACCATGCTCAAGGCGGGCCTGGGCGATGCGGCCAGCCTGCGACGCAAGGCCACGGAGCAAATCCATTATTTCCACGGCGTCAATCCGCAGGGACTGGTGTATCTGTCGAACATGTATTCAATCGGCGGCGACCGTTGCGCCAATGAAATTTACCACACCTGGTTCAACGACGGCACTGTTTACGACAACGCGCTCACATCGCCGAATGGCCCGGCGCCGGGGTACGTAGTAGGCGGCCCGAATGCCGATTACACGATCGCCACCCAATCGCCTCCTTATGGCCAGCCTCGCCAGAAGAGCTATCTCGATTTCAACACCGGCTGGCCGACCAACAGCTGGGAGATCACCGAGCCGGCCATTTATTATCAGGCGGCATATGTAAGGCTGCTTGGGCATGTGACATTACCGGTAGAGGATCCGTTACCCGTGGAGCTGGCTTATTTCAATTTAAAGGAGCTCGACAACGGCCAGGCGCAGCTATACTGGAAAACCGTTTCCGAAACGGATAACGATCGTTTCGAAATCGAGCGCTCGGGGAACGGAACCGATTTTAAAATGATAGGGGAAGTAAAAGGCAGCCAAACTACGGCACAGCCGCATGACTATACTTTCACCGACACCGAAGTACCGGCGGCTACTGTTTATTACCGGTTGAAACAGGTGGATGCCGATGGCGGGTACGAGCATTCCAGAATCATCGCATTGTACCGCAACGGCGACGCGGCTTTCCGGATCGGTCCCAATCCGTTAACCGACTACATCGATATTCAAATGCCGCCGCAAACCGGCCGTACCACCGTGAAGCTGACCAATATGGCAGGAGTGGAAGTAATACACCGGGATATGGACGGTAACGGACGGATTTCCGTGCCTGGGCTCGCCGGCGGTATTTACCTACTCCGGATAGAGAAGGATCGCGACCGGATTTTCACGCAGCTTGTTTTCAAAAATTGA